The Pukyongia salina genome segment TAGCCGAAGATGGAACCGATACCAAGATCCTGCATCAGAATGAATTTAAAAGAGGGAAAGGTTATTTTGAGTATAACGCCTTTAGAGAAACCATGGAGTTGCAGGACCACGCAAAGGATTATCCGTATATCCTTACTACAAATAGAGAACTGGAACATTATAATTGCGGGGCGATGACCCGTAGAACCGCGAATGAGAAAATACTTTCAGACGACTACCTAATGATCAATCCCGAAGACGCCAAGACACATCTAATCCATGAAGGCGATTATGTATGTGTGGAATCACCAAGGGGTAAGGTGGATGTAAAAGCCAGGATCACCGATGAGGTGAAGCCCGGCATCCTGAGTACCACCTTTCATTTCCCGGAGATCATGATCAATTTAATTACCGGCGATATACACGATTCGGAAGCGAAATGCCCGGAATATAAGGTGGTAGCAGTGCGCATACGAAAGAGCAAAGGAAAATATAAAAAGCAACTGGTCTAGCATATGACGCATGAAATAAAGGATATTCTAACCGCTCATCTGCGCGCCGCCGAAAATGGAGTAAAAACCGTTCTGGCCACGGTTGTAGACCTGGACGGATCCTCCTACAGAAAACCGGGGGTGCGGATGTTGATCGCAGAGAATGGCCAGATGACGGGTGCTGTAAGTGGCGGTTGTGTGGAAAAAGATATCGCCCGAAACGCGGAAGCAGTATTTAAGGATGACAAACCTATCATGATGACCTACGACGGGCGCTACCGTCTGGGCTGTGAAGGGGTGCTGTATATCCTTATTGAGATCTTCAATCCGGATAACGAACTTATCAATGCATTTCATCAATGCCTGCAAAGTAGAGATCACTTTAAGGTTTTGTCACACTACAAGAAAGAGGAGGGAGCTGCAGAAGGTCTGGGAAGTCTTATAGAGATAAATGAAAAACAATTTCCAGTGAACATGGAGAATCGATCTTCGCCCGGGGTCGATAAAGACCTTCAGGTTTTTGAAAGAGTTATGCCTCCCTGTTTTAAATTAATGATCTTTGGCGCAGAACACGACGCAGTGCAACTGTGCAAATACGCCGCGCTTAATGGCTGGGAAGTATCTGTAATTGCGGGTCCGCTTGAGGCAAAGACCATCGAGAATTTCCCCGGGGCAAGCGAATTTCATTCGGTGGCTCCCGATGCGCTGGTACTGGATAAGATCGACAACCAAACCGCCATTGTGATCATGTCTCACAATTTTGCTAACGATCTTCGTTATCTCATCGAACTAAAAGAAGCAGATCCTGCTTACATTGGTTTGCTGGGCCCGGCACATAGACGTGAAAAACTCTATGTCCAGTTTATAGAATATTATCCCGAAGAGGCCGAAAGGTTGATAGACCGTATTCACGGGCCTGCCGGCCTTAATATTGGTGCAGAAACCCCCCAGGAGATCGCAATTTCTATCCTTTCAGAGATCTTGTCGGTTGTGCGCGATAAAAAGCCCATCCTTCTGAAGGAGAAAAAAGGGGGCATACACGCTTGATCCTATACTCGCTGCTTGTCTGAAACTTCAAATATCGCCATCATAATTCCCGCTGCGGGAGCCTCCAGCCGTCTTGGTAGCCCGAAACAACTGCTTAAA includes the following:
- a CDS encoding XdhC family protein — protein: MTHEIKDILTAHLRAAENGVKTVLATVVDLDGSSYRKPGVRMLIAENGQMTGAVSGGCVEKDIARNAEAVFKDDKPIMMTYDGRYRLGCEGVLYILIEIFNPDNELINAFHQCLQSRDHFKVLSHYKKEEGAAEGLGSLIEINEKQFPVNMENRSSPGVDKDLQVFERVMPPCFKLMIFGAEHDAVQLCKYAALNGWEVSVIAGPLEAKTIENFPGASEFHSVAPDALVLDKIDNQTAIVIMSHNFANDLRYLIELKEADPAYIGLLGPAHRREKLYVQFIEYYPEEAERLIDRIHGPAGLNIGAETPQEIAISILSEILSVVRDKKPILLKEKKGGIHA